Proteins encoded by one window of Acetivibrio thermocellus ATCC 27405:
- a CDS encoding helix-turn-helix domain-containing protein, producing MAFAAMLKQLREEKRLSQKDIADYLGITRQAVASYELAKREPDYEVLKKLADYFDVSIDYLLGRTNCRDATAAIIGKNIDLIRGNLTYKELSEDISAKLGALIFPEMLELYARGERMPFVGTIKILAKYAQVRDSFFYTHNTPETYEREKELYRLEMSQQKMAEEIEETKGLLDFTGDVELKKWILKESSLPYIKLAKEIQDAGLPVEVFKPLINSIKNSNSKEDNKSMEE from the coding sequence ATGGCTTTTGCAGCAATGCTTAAACAACTCAGGGAAGAAAAGCGTCTTTCACAGAAGGATATTGCTGATTATTTGGGCATTACTCGACAGGCAGTGGCGTCGTATGAGCTTGCTAAAAGGGAACCGGACTATGAAGTTCTTAAAAAGCTCGCAGATTATTTTGACGTATCCATTGACTATTTGCTTGGAAGAACCAATTGCAGAGATGCTACGGCAGCAATTATAGGTAAGAATATTGATCTTATAAGGGGAAATCTTACATACAAGGAATTGTCAGAGGATATTAGTGCCAAATTGGGAGCGTTGATTTTTCCTGAGATGCTTGAGTTATATGCTCGTGGTGAAAGAATGCCCTTTGTCGGAACGATAAAAATACTTGCCAAATATGCACAGGTAAGGGATTCTTTTTTTTACACCCATAACACTCCAGAGACCTATGAAAGAGAGAAAGAATTGTACAGACTGGAAATGAGCCAGCAGAAAATGGCAGAGGAGATTGAAGAGACAAAAGGTTTGCTTGATTTTACCGGTGATGTGGAACTAAAGAAATGGATTTTAAAAGAGAGCAGTCTGCCTTATATCAAGTTGGCGAAGGAAATTCAGGATGCAGGCCTTCCTGTGGAAGTTTTTAAACCTCTCATAAATTCAATTAAAAATAGCAATTCAAAAGAAGATAACAAGTCAATGGAAGAATAA
- a CDS encoding putative ABC transporter permease, translating to MIKRFFVYGITGWSMEIIWTGLHSFLTGDMKLQGYTSIWMLFIYGSAVFLEPIHDIIKQWRWQIRGLIWVVIIWGIEYTSGLVLTNILGTAPWFYTGPFAVDNLVRLDYAPAWFVAGLIFERIHEALDIYKIA from the coding sequence ATGATTAAACGTTTTTTTGTTTATGGAATAACCGGATGGAGCATGGAAATAATCTGGACAGGACTGCACTCGTTTTTGACGGGCGATATGAAGCTGCAGGGATATACAAGTATTTGGATGCTCTTTATTTATGGTTCTGCAGTTTTTCTGGAACCTATACACGATATTATAAAACAATGGAGGTGGCAAATCAGAGGTCTTATCTGGGTGGTAATTATTTGGGGAATAGAGTACACAAGCGGACTTGTACTGACCAATATCCTGGGAACCGCTCCCTGGTTCTACACCGGACCGTTTGCAGTGGACAATCTTGTGAGGCTGGATTATGCACCTGCGTGGTTTGTTGCAGGACTGATATTTGAGAGAATTCATGAGGCTCTTGATATTTATAAGATTGCATAA
- the prfB gene encoding peptide chain release factor 2 (programmed frameshift), with amino-acid sequence MLELEQLKLEIDDFKQNLDEMGKSLDIASIGNQIEELEQKASEPDFWNDTENSQKILQKIKSLRSKVERYNKLVSQWEDLITLCELGIEEQDESVIPEAVEGFKAFKKEFEALRLETLLTGQYDKNNALLTLHAGAGGTEAQDWVQMLFRMYTRWAEKKGFTVKVLDYLDGEEAGIKSVTFQVIGENAYGFLKSEKGVHRLVRISPFDASGRRHTSFASLDVMPELNDDIEVHINPDDLRIDTYRSSGAGGQHINKTESAVRITHIPTGIVVSCQSERSQFQNKDTAMKMLKAKLMELKERENKEKIEDLKGIQLEIAWGSQIRSYVFCPYTLVKDHRTNYEEINVDAVMDGELDGFINSYLSSVSKDNNKEKVG; translated from the exons GTGCTGGAGCTTGAACAGCTTAAACTTGAAATCGATGATTTTAAGCAAAATTTAGATGAAATGGGGAAATCTCTT GACATCGCCAGTATAGGCAATCAAATTGAGGAACTTGAACAAAAAGCTTCAGAACCTGATTTCTGGAATGATACCGAGAATTCTCAGAAAATTTTGCAAAAGATTAAATCTTTAAGAAGCAAAGTGGAAAGATACAACAAGCTGGTTTCCCAGTGGGAAGATTTGATCACTTTGTGTGAGCTTGGAATTGAAGAGCAGGATGAAAGTGTGATTCCTGAGGCGGTGGAAGGTTTTAAGGCCTTTAAAAAGGAATTTGAAGCTTTAAGACTTGAGACACTTCTTACCGGACAATATGACAAAAACAATGCCCTCCTGACCTTGCATGCCGGGGCGGGAGGAACTGAGGCCCAAGACTGGGTGCAGATGCTTTTCAGAATGTATACCCGGTGGGCGGAGAAGAAGGGATTTACTGTAAAGGTACTGGATTATCTTGACGGAGAGGAAGCAGGTATTAAAAGTGTTACTTTCCAGGTTATCGGAGAGAATGCTTACGGTTTTTTAAAATCCGAAAAGGGAGTACACCGGCTTGTCAGAATTTCTCCCTTTGATGCTTCGGGAAGAAGGCATACTTCCTTTGCTTCACTGGATGTTATGCCGGAGCTGAATGATGATATTGAAGTACACATAAACCCGGATGACCTTCGCATTGACACTTACCGTTCCAGCGGTGCCGGGGGTCAGCATATAAATAAAACCGAATCGGCCGTAAGAATTACCCATATACCCACGGGTATAGTGGTTTCATGTCAGAGCGAACGCTCTCAGTTCCAGAACAAAGATACTGCCATGAAAATGCTTAAGGCAAAGCTTATGGAGCTGAAAGAGCGCGAAAACAAGGAAAAGATAGAGGACTTGAAAGGTATACAGTTGGAAATAGCATGGGGAAGCCAAATAAGGTCCTATGTGTTTTGCCCGTATACCCTTGTGAAAGACCACAGAACCAATTATGAAGAAATAAATGTGGATGCCGTTATGGACGGGGAATTGGATGGATTTATAAATTCTTATCTTTCAAGTGTGTCGAAAGACAACAATAAAGAAAAAGTAGGATAA
- a CDS encoding Lrp/AsnC family transcriptional regulator produces the protein MEEILEILESNSKISPEEIAVMVNKSVEEVREAIKKYEEDNVILGYMSLINWEKTSKESVTALIEVKVTPQRGEGFDKVAERIYRFPEVKACYLMSGGFDLTVIVEGKTMKEVALFVAEKLSTLESVLSTSTHFVLKKYKDKGTIFEKKQKDDREAVVL, from the coding sequence GTGGAAGAGATTTTAGAGATATTGGAAAGCAACAGTAAAATCAGTCCGGAAGAAATAGCCGTAATGGTCAATAAGAGTGTTGAAGAAGTAAGAGAAGCTATTAAAAAGTATGAAGAGGATAATGTTATTTTAGGCTATATGAGCCTGATAAACTGGGAGAAAACAAGTAAAGAATCTGTAACCGCTTTGATAGAAGTAAAAGTTACACCTCAAAGGGGAGAAGGATTTGACAAGGTTGCAGAAAGGATATACAGATTTCCGGAAGTCAAGGCTTGCTATCTTATGTCCGGTGGTTTTGACCTGACAGTTATTGTTGAAGGTAAAACCATGAAAGAGGTTGCGTTGTTTGTTGCTGAAAAATTATCCACGTTGGAATCGGTTTTAAGTACCTCTACGCATTTTGTATTGAAAAAGTATAAGGATAAGGGAACTATTTTTGAAAAGAAACAAAAAGATGACAGGGAGGCAGTTGTGCTATGA
- a CDS encoding DivIVA domain-containing protein, with protein MAGEKRFGTALFGFKKTDVNSYIEKILREFDEKLKEKDNEITALKNQCRELRIKYEDIARKAEQINMDRAKIADVLIKAQEKAEMILQEAKEKADEERRKLSELTEQEKEKLVDMKREIKALKQEITKTLKKYELDLEKVVEFAGDIEGMENMNKDETKNDKSEDDDDEISDAILEEIMEEYAGKSNT; from the coding sequence ATGGCAGGCGAAAAAAGATTCGGAACTGCATTATTTGGGTTTAAGAAAACTGATGTAAATTCATATATTGAAAAGATTTTAAGGGAATTTGATGAGAAACTGAAGGAAAAGGACAATGAAATAACCGCTTTGAAAAATCAGTGCAGAGAATTGAGAATTAAATATGAAGATATTGCAAGGAAAGCCGAGCAAATCAATATGGACAGGGCAAAAATTGCCGATGTTCTTATAAAGGCTCAGGAAAAAGCTGAGATGATATTGCAGGAAGCTAAAGAGAAGGCTGATGAAGAAAGAAGAAAACTTTCTGAACTTACCGAGCAGGAAAAGGAAAAACTTGTGGATATGAAGCGCGAGATAAAAGCGTTGAAGCAGGAGATTACCAAGACATTAAAGAAATACGAGCTTGACCTTGAGAAAGTTGTGGAGTTTGCCGGGGACATAGAAGGCATGGAGAACATGAACAAAGACGAGACAAAAAATGACAAGTCCGAAGACGACGATGATGAGATATCTGATGCTATTCTTGAGGAAATCATGGAAGAGTATGCCGGCAAATCCAACACTTAA
- a CDS encoding pyridoxal phosphate-dependent aminotransferase gives MNIAEMVLPTVRQVPPSGIRKFFDLVNEMKDAISLSIGEPDFVTPWNIREAGIYSLEKGHTHYSPNAGFMELREEICKYQERKYNLKYDPKTQVIVTVGGSEGIDIALRALVGPGDEVIIPEPCFVAYKPCTIFTGATPVIVNLSAENEFRLTPELLEKAITDRTKVLILPYPNNPTGAVMEKKDLEAIVEVLKDKDIIVISDEIYSELTYGVKHVSIASFPEMKDKTVVINGFSKAYAMTGWRLGYCLGHPDLISQMYKIHQYAIMCSPTTAQYAAIEALRNSDDDVEAMVREYNRRRRIMVEGFRSAGLECFEPLGAFYVFPCIESTGMTSYEFSERLLMEEKVAVVPGTAFGECGEGYVRSCYASSMDNIIEAMKRIKRFVERNRKK, from the coding sequence ATGAATATTGCAGAAATGGTTTTGCCGACTGTCAGACAGGTACCTCCTTCAGGGATCAGGAAGTTTTTTGATTTGGTAAATGAAATGAAGGATGCCATATCCTTAAGTATTGGTGAGCCTGATTTTGTAACTCCGTGGAATATCCGGGAGGCCGGTATTTATTCGCTGGAAAAAGGGCATACCCACTATTCGCCAAATGCGGGATTTATGGAGCTGCGTGAAGAGATATGCAAGTATCAGGAGAGAAAATACAATTTAAAATATGATCCAAAGACCCAGGTTATTGTAACCGTAGGAGGAAGTGAGGGAATTGACATAGCTTTAAGGGCTCTTGTCGGACCCGGAGATGAAGTGATTATTCCTGAACCTTGTTTTGTTGCCTATAAACCATGCACTATTTTCACCGGAGCTACTCCTGTGATAGTAAATTTGAGCGCGGAAAACGAGTTTCGGCTGACACCGGAACTTTTGGAAAAGGCAATTACCGACAGAACTAAAGTGTTGATTTTGCCTTATCCCAACAATCCTACAGGCGCCGTTATGGAAAAAAAGGATTTAGAGGCTATTGTTGAAGTACTTAAGGACAAAGACATAATTGTTATTTCCGATGAGATTTATTCTGAGCTTACTTACGGAGTTAAGCATGTATCCATAGCGTCTTTTCCTGAGATGAAGGATAAGACGGTGGTTATAAACGGCTTTTCCAAAGCCTATGCCATGACGGGCTGGAGACTTGGATATTGCTTGGGGCATCCTGATTTGATTTCACAGATGTACAAGATACATCAATATGCCATAATGTGTTCTCCGACAACTGCCCAATATGCAGCCATAGAAGCTTTAAGAAACAGTGATGATGATGTGGAAGCAATGGTCAGAGAGTACAACCGAAGAAGAAGAATTATGGTTGAAGGTTTCAGGAGTGCAGGGCTTGAATGTTTTGAGCCGTTGGGTGCTTTTTATGTTTTTCCGTGCATAGAATCAACAGGAATGACTTCGTATGAGTTTTCCGAAAGGCTTTTAATGGAGGAAAAAGTTGCGGTAGTTCCGGGGACTGCTTTTGGAGAATGTGGAGAAGGATATGTACGTTCGTGCTATGCCAGCTCCATGGACAATATAATTGAAGCAATGAAAAGAATTAAAAGATTTGTCGAAAGAAATAGAAAGAAGTAA
- the trxA gene encoding thioredoxin, with amino-acid sequence MAGEKVVILTKENFEQEVLNSDKVVMVDFWAPWCGPCRAVSPIIDELAEEYDGRAKVAKLNVDSEGEVTEKFRIMNIPTIMVFKNGEVVEKLIGARSKTELASAIDKHL; translated from the coding sequence ATGGCAGGAGAAAAAGTTGTAATTTTGACAAAAGAAAATTTCGAACAGGAAGTATTAAATTCAGACAAAGTAGTTATGGTTGATTTCTGGGCTCCGTGGTGTGGCCCCTGCAGAGCGGTAAGTCCTATAATTGATGAGCTTGCTGAAGAATATGACGGCAGGGCAAAAGTGGCAAAGCTTAATGTTGACAGTGAAGGTGAAGTTACTGAAAAGTTCAGAATCATGAACATTCCCACGATAATGGTGTTTAAAAACGGAGAAGTGGTGGAAAAGCTTATAGGTGCAAGATCAAAAACGGAACTGGCAAGTGCTATCGACAAGCATTTGTAA
- a CDS encoding aspartyl-phosphate phosphatase Spo0E family protein gives MEGDALDKIEYLRQKLHKVIESGDHNAILTVSQELDVLIVRHMINQLHLSK, from the coding sequence TTGGAGGGGGATGCTTTGGACAAGATTGAATATTTGAGACAAAAGCTTCACAAGGTAATTGAATCAGGCGATCATAATGCTATTCTCACAGTCAGCCAGGAACTTGACGTATTAATTGTGAGGCATATGATCAATCAATTACATTTAAGTAAATAA